From a region of the Pukyongiella litopenaei genome:
- a CDS encoding pyridoxal-phosphate-dependent aminotransferase family protein has translation MTVQAIRAKGRDYLAIPGPSVIPDAVLQAMHRPAPNIYSGELVEMTHGMIPDLKRVAGTRHKAAIYISNGHGAWEAALANTIAPGDAVLAPVTGSFGHGWADVARGLGARVELLDFGKSSAIDPARVEAALREDRAHRIKAVLAVHVDTSSSVRNDIAALRRALDAAGHPALLMADCIASMGCDRFEMDAWGVDVSVTACQKGLMVPPGIAFVFFNDRAAAVRASLDRVSPYWDWTLRADPEIFYQHFGGTAPTHHLYGLRVALDMILGEGLDAVWARHERLARAIWAACEAWGRDGPLRLNVADAAQRSHAVTSLHLPSPHGTALRDWCDANLGLTLGIGLGMAAPGDPAWHGFFRLGHMGHVNGQMILGLLGGVETGMLALDIPHGTGAIAAAAGVIARG, from the coding sequence ATGACCGTGCAGGCAATTCGGGCGAAGGGGCGCGACTATCTGGCGATCCCGGGCCCGTCGGTGATACCCGACGCGGTGTTGCAGGCCATGCATCGCCCCGCGCCCAACATCTATTCCGGCGAACTGGTCGAGATGACGCATGGGATGATACCCGACCTGAAACGGGTGGCGGGCACCCGCCACAAGGCCGCGATCTATATCAGCAACGGCCACGGCGCCTGGGAGGCCGCGCTGGCCAACACCATCGCGCCCGGTGATGCGGTGCTGGCGCCGGTGACCGGCAGTTTCGGGCATGGCTGGGCCGATGTGGCGCGGGGGCTGGGCGCCCGGGTCGAACTGCTCGATTTCGGCAAGAGCTCGGCCATCGACCCCGCGCGCGTCGAGGCGGCGCTGCGCGAGGACCGCGCCCACCGGATCAAGGCCGTGCTGGCGGTACATGTGGACACTTCCAGTTCGGTGCGCAACGACATTGCCGCCCTGCGGCGGGCGCTGGACGCCGCCGGTCACCCGGCGCTGCTGATGGCCGATTGCATCGCGTCGATGGGCTGCGACCGGTTCGAGATGGATGCCTGGGGCGTGGATGTCAGCGTCACCGCCTGCCAGAAGGGGCTGATGGTGCCGCCGGGCATCGCCTTCGTGTTTTTCAACGACCGCGCGGCGGCGGTGCGGGCGTCGCTCGACCGCGTCAGCCCCTACTGGGACTGGACGCTGCGGGCCGACCCCGAGATCTTCTACCAGCATTTCGGCGGCACCGCGCCGACCCATCACCTCTACGGGCTGCGCGTGGCGCTGGACATGATCCTCGGCGAGGGGCTGGATGCGGTCTGGGCCCGCCATGAACGGCTCGCCCGCGCGATCTGGGCCGCGTGCGAGGCCTGGGGGCGTGACGGGCCGTTGCGGCTGAACGTGGCCGACGCGGCGCAGCGGTCGCACGCGGTCACGTCGCTGCACCTGCCCTCGCCGCATGGCACGGCGCTGCGCGACTGGTGCGACGCCAACCTGGGCCTGACGCTGGGGATCGGGCTGGGCATGGCCGCCCCCGGCGATCCCGCCTGGCACGGGTTCTTCCGGTTGGGTCACATGGGGCATGTGAACGGGCAGATGATCCTCGGGCTGCTCGGCGGGGTCGAGACCGGGATGCTGGCGCTGGACATTCCCCATGGGACCGGCGCGATCGCGGCGGCGGCCGGGGTGATCGCTCGCGGCTGA
- a CDS encoding crotonase/enoyl-CoA hydratase family protein has product MARVSVEYKDHIARVTLTRGDKMNALDDAMVKAIIAAGQEVAASDARAVVLSGEGPSFCAGLDLSSFASMGQVDPRDWLMSRSHGDTNEMQELVMVWRRVPVPVIAAVQGVAYGGGLQLALGADIRIASPDSKWSVMEMRWGIVPDLGGMVLLPKLVRSDVLRMLTYTARPIAAEQAERWGLVTQLADDPLAEALALAGEIAGKSPSAIRAAKRLIEVAETAGRAEVLQTESAEQVDLIGKPDQMEVIAAQMQGRKPVFK; this is encoded by the coding sequence ATGGCGCGCGTATCCGTCGAATACAAGGATCATATCGCGAGGGTCACCCTGACCCGGGGCGACAAGATGAACGCGCTCGACGACGCGATGGTCAAGGCGATCATCGCCGCCGGGCAGGAGGTCGCGGCTTCGGATGCCCGCGCGGTGGTGCTGTCGGGCGAGGGGCCGAGCTTCTGCGCCGGGCTCGACCTGTCGAGCTTTGCCAGTATGGGGCAGGTCGATCCGCGCGACTGGCTGATGTCGCGGTCTCATGGCGACACCAACGAGATGCAGGAACTGGTGATGGTCTGGCGCCGGGTGCCGGTGCCGGTGATCGCCGCCGTGCAGGGCGTGGCCTATGGCGGCGGGCTGCAACTGGCGCTGGGCGCCGATATCCGCATCGCGTCGCCCGATTCGAAATGGTCGGTGATGGAGATGCGATGGGGTATCGTTCCCGATCTGGGTGGCATGGTGCTGCTGCCGAAACTGGTGCGTTCGGATGTGCTGCGGATGCTGACCTATACGGCGCGGCCGATCGCGGCGGAACAGGCCGAACGCTGGGGGCTGGTCACGCAACTGGCCGATGACCCGCTGGCCGAGGCACTGGCGCTGGCCGGGGAAATCGCGGGCAAGAGCCCGTCGGCGATCCGCGCGGCCAAGCGGCTGATCGAGGTGGCCGAAACGGCGGGCCGGGCCGAGGTGCTGCAGACCGAAAGCGCCGAGCAGGTGGACCTGATCGGCAAGCCCGACCAGATGGAAGTGATCGCCGCCCAGATGCAGGGTCGCAAACCGGTTTTCAAATAG
- a CDS encoding glycosyltransferase translates to MIIPTLDDERDLPTCLEALMEGLPVGLIRELIVTDGGSSDATRQMADEAGARVLVGTPSRGGQLRRAGQVARGRWLLVLDATTAPDPGWSEAVAAHVANSQSPACFRLGFQGRGAAAALVAGWANLRTRLFGLPLGQQGLLVRRSDYDAAGGFPDQPRLEDVALVQALKRHGAGRPVLLAVAARAAVPPRLRKGGLRNLWIQARCMFGADPERLAAAARR, encoded by the coding sequence GTGATCATCCCCACGCTCGATGACGAGCGTGACTTGCCGACCTGCCTGGAGGCGCTGATGGAGGGTCTGCCGGTCGGTCTGATCCGCGAACTGATCGTCACCGATGGCGGGTCGTCGGACGCGACGCGGCAGATGGCGGACGAGGCCGGCGCGCGTGTCTTGGTCGGCACGCCGTCGCGCGGCGGCCAGCTGCGCCGCGCGGGGCAGGTTGCGCGCGGGCGCTGGCTGCTGGTGCTGGATGCCACCACGGCGCCCGATCCCGGCTGGTCCGAAGCGGTGGCCGCGCATGTCGCCAACAGCCAGTCCCCCGCCTGTTTCCGGCTCGGGTTCCAGGGCCGCGGCGCCGCCGCCGCCCTGGTCGCGGGCTGGGCCAATCTGCGGACCCGCCTGTTCGGGTTGCCACTCGGCCAGCAGGGGCTGCTGGTCCGCCGGTCCGACTATGACGCGGCGGGCGGTTTCCCGGACCAGCCGCGGCTCGAGGATGTGGCGCTGGTGCAGGCGCTGAAGCGTCACGGGGCCGGGCGCCCGGTGTTGCTGGCGGTCGCGGCGCGCGCGGCGGTGCCGCCCCGCCTGCGCAAGGGCGGGCTGCGCAATCTGTGGATCCAGGCGCGATGTATGTTCGGGGCCGACCCGGAACGGCTGGCCGCGGCGGCCCGGCGCTAG
- a CDS encoding YbaN family protein has product MTDPTPRPQSATAPLWVAAGWLALLLGAIGILMPVLPTTPFVLLAAFLFGKGSPRLRGWLLRHRVFGPIIADWEANGVIPVPVKWLACTMMGLAAGIALWARLPWPVLAFQAACLTGAAWYVLSRPSTPRG; this is encoded by the coding sequence GTGACCGATCCGACACCACGACCGCAAAGCGCCACCGCGCCGCTCTGGGTGGCCGCGGGCTGGCTGGCGCTGCTGCTGGGCGCGATCGGCATCCTGATGCCGGTGCTGCCGACCACCCCGTTCGTGCTGCTGGCCGCGTTCCTGTTCGGCAAGGGATCGCCCCGGTTGCGGGGCTGGCTGCTGCGCCATCGCGTGTTCGGCCCGATCATCGCCGACTGGGAGGCCAACGGCGTCATTCCGGTTCCGGTCAAATGGCTCGCCTGCACGATGATGGGGCTGGCCGCCGGCATCGCCCTCTGGGCCCGCCTGCCATGGCCGGTGCTGGCATTCCAGGCGGCATGCCTGACCGGCGCGGCATGGTATGTGCTGTCCCGGCCCAGCACGCCGCGCGGCTGA
- a CDS encoding pyridoxal phosphate-dependent aminotransferase yields the protein MTTPRYTPLAASLPATVPFVGPETQERGRGAPFAARLGANENVFGPSPDAIAAMQEATGDCWMYGDPENHDLRHALAARHRVDAGNIVIGEGIDGLLGYLVRLTVGPGDAVVTSDGAYPTFNYHVAGFGGSLHKVPYREDRENPAALFAKAAETDARLVYLANPDNPMGSWWTGAEIVAAMAALPDGCLLVLDEAYVECAPDGTAVDLPADDPRLIRFRTFSKAYGMAGARVGYGIAAPGLVTAFNKVRNHFGVNRVAQAGALAALADDGWLSHVRGEIAAARDRIGAIARDNGLVALPSATNFVTIDCGRDGAFARAVLAGLADRGIFARMPFAQPQDRCIRISCGRSGDLDAFAAALPDALEQAHNQAQG from the coding sequence ATGACCACGCCGCGCTACACCCCGCTTGCCGCCTCGCTGCCCGCCACCGTGCCCTTCGTCGGGCCGGAAACCCAGGAACGCGGGCGCGGCGCGCCCTTTGCCGCGCGTCTCGGCGCCAATGAAAACGTCTTTGGCCCGTCGCCCGACGCGATTGCCGCGATGCAGGAAGCCACGGGCGATTGCTGGATGTATGGCGACCCGGAAAACCACGACCTGCGCCACGCGCTGGCCGCCCGTCACCGGGTCGATGCCGGCAATATCGTGATCGGCGAAGGCATCGACGGCCTGCTGGGATACCTGGTGCGGCTGACGGTCGGGCCGGGCGACGCGGTGGTGACCTCGGACGGGGCCTATCCGACCTTCAACTACCATGTGGCCGGTTTCGGGGGCAGCCTGCACAAGGTCCCCTACAGGGAGGACCGCGAGAACCCGGCGGCCCTGTTTGCAAAGGCGGCGGAAACCGATGCGCGGCTCGTCTATCTCGCCAATCCGGACAATCCGATGGGCAGCTGGTGGACCGGGGCCGAGATCGTGGCGGCGATGGCGGCGCTGCCCGACGGCTGCCTGCTGGTGCTCGACGAGGCCTATGTCGAATGCGCGCCCGATGGCACCGCCGTCGACCTGCCCGCCGACGATCCGCGCCTGATCCGGTTCCGCACTTTCTCCAAGGCATATGGCATGGCGGGCGCACGCGTCGGCTATGGCATCGCGGCGCCGGGGCTGGTGACGGCCTTCAACAAGGTGCGCAACCATTTCGGCGTGAACCGCGTGGCCCAGGCCGGGGCGCTGGCGGCGCTGGCCGATGACGGCTGGCTGAGCCATGTGCGGGGCGAGATCGCCGCCGCCCGCGACCGCATCGGAGCGATTGCGCGGGACAACGGGCTGGTGGCGCTGCCCTCGGCCACCAATTTCGTGACCATCGACTGCGGGCGCGACGGGGCGTTCGCGCGCGCGGTCCTGGCCGGGCTGGCCGACCGCGGGATCTTTGCCCGGATGCCCTTTGCCCAACCGCAGGATCGCTGCATCCGCATCAGCTGCGGGCGGAGCGGCGATCTCGACGCCTTTGCCGCCGCGCTGCCCGATGCGCTGGAGCAGGCACACAACCAGGCGCAGGGCTGA
- a CDS encoding ABC transporter ATP-binding protein has translation MSQPPKSSTELLGWLWRGYLRRHMGTLGVALMFMLLEGSMVGAVSYMMQPMFDQVFVAGNAEALGWVAVTFLVLFCVRGGAGVAQKVLLTRISQLTAADLRRDLLARLIRQDTAFHQVHPPGFLIQRTQSDVNAVNDVWRAVITGAGRDLISLVVLLGVAVNVDWRWTLVMLVGVPLMFLPIGMAQRYVRKKAAAARDLGAALATRLDEIFHGIVPIKLNNLERYQAKRFQDRMDGFVHSEIRASFGTASITGMIDVMAGIGFMGVLLVGGSEIIGGEKTVGQFMSFFTAIGLAFDPMRRLASISGTWQAAAAALERIKELFDAPILLTSPDTPVSPPNGLPAIDLDNVSLSYGDAKVLRALSLHADAGRTTALVGASGAGKSTIFNLLTRLVDPQEGTVRVGGVDVRDMALPELRNLYSVVSQEALLFDDTLRENILLGRADVSDDQLQEVLDAAHITDFLPKLADGLDTQVGPRGSALSGGQRQRVVIARALLRDTPVLLLDEATSALDAQSEKVVQQAIDALAGGRTTLVIAHRLSTIRNADKIVVMDRGRVVDEGTHDELLARGGVYADLYRLQFQDGMTLVDPQGAAAVGSQSHHASASGGSWLRRVGLRLFG, from the coding sequence ATGAGCCAACCGCCGAAATCCTCGACCGAGCTGCTGGGCTGGCTGTGGCGCGGCTATCTGCGCCGTCACATGGGCACTCTGGGCGTCGCCCTGATGTTCATGCTGCTCGAAGGCAGCATGGTGGGCGCGGTCAGCTACATGATGCAGCCGATGTTCGACCAGGTCTTTGTGGCCGGCAATGCCGAGGCGCTGGGCTGGGTGGCGGTGACGTTCCTGGTCTTGTTCTGTGTCCGCGGCGGCGCGGGCGTGGCGCAGAAGGTGCTGCTGACGCGGATTTCGCAACTGACCGCCGCGGACCTGCGCCGCGACCTGCTGGCGCGGCTGATCCGGCAGGACACGGCCTTTCACCAGGTCCACCCGCCAGGGTTCCTGATCCAGCGCACCCAGTCGGATGTGAACGCGGTCAACGACGTGTGGCGCGCGGTGATCACCGGGGCCGGGCGCGACCTGATTTCGCTGGTCGTGCTGCTGGGCGTCGCGGTCAACGTGGACTGGCGCTGGACGCTGGTGATGCTGGTCGGCGTGCCGCTGATGTTCCTGCCCATCGGCATGGCGCAGCGATATGTGCGCAAGAAGGCCGCAGCGGCCCGCGACCTGGGCGCCGCGCTGGCGACCCGGCTCGACGAGATCTTTCACGGCATCGTGCCGATCAAGCTGAACAACCTCGAACGATACCAGGCCAAGCGGTTCCAGGATCGCATGGACGGCTTCGTCCATTCCGAGATCCGCGCCTCGTTCGGCACCGCGTCGATCACCGGCATGATCGACGTCATGGCCGGGATCGGGTTCATGGGGGTGCTGCTGGTCGGCGGGTCCGAGATCATCGGCGGCGAAAAGACGGTCGGGCAGTTCATGTCGTTTTTCACCGCCATCGGCCTGGCCTTCGACCCGATGCGGCGGCTGGCCTCGATCAGCGGCACCTGGCAGGCGGCCGCGGCCGCGCTCGAACGGATCAAGGAACTGTTCGACGCCCCGATCCTGCTCACCTCGCCCGACACTCCGGTATCACCCCCCAATGGGCTGCCCGCGATCGACCTGGACAACGTGTCGCTCAGCTATGGCGACGCAAAGGTTCTGCGCGCGCTGTCGCTGCATGCAGATGCCGGCCGGACCACGGCGCTGGTGGGCGCGTCGGGCGCGGGCAAATCGACCATCTTCAACCTGCTCACCCGGCTGGTGGACCCGCAGGAAGGCACGGTCCGCGTCGGCGGCGTGGACGTGCGCGACATGGCGCTGCCGGAGCTGCGTAACCTCTATTCGGTGGTCAGCCAGGAGGCGCTGCTGTTCGACGACACGCTGCGCGAAAACATCCTGCTGGGCCGCGCCGATGTCAGCGACGACCAGTTGCAGGAGGTTCTCGACGCGGCCCATATCACCGATTTCCTGCCCAAGCTGGCTGATGGGCTGGACACCCAGGTCGGGCCGCGCGGCTCGGCCCTGTCGGGCGGACAGCGCCAGCGCGTGGTGATCGCGCGCGCGTTGCTTCGGGACACCCCGGTGCTGCTGCTGGACGAAGCCACCAGCGCGCTGGACGCGCAATCGGAAAAGGTGGTGCAACAGGCGATCGACGCGCTGGCGGGCGGGCGCACCACGCTGGTGATCGCGCACCGGCTGTCGACCATCCGCAACGCCGACAAGATCGTGGTCATGGATCGCGGCCGGGTCGTGGATGAAGGCACCCATGACGAACTGCTCGCCCGTGGCGGGGTCTATGCCGATCTCTACCGGCTGCAGTTCCAGGACGGCATGACACTGGTCGACCCCCAGGGCGCGGCCGCGGTCGGGTCGCAATCGCATCATGCGAGCGCCTCGGGCGGGTCCTGGCTGCGCCGGGTGGGGCTGCGGCTGTTCGGCTGA